A segment of the Desulfitobacterium dehalogenans ATCC 51507 genome:
CGGATCAGGTAATCCTGATGTAAACAGATGTTGTGAGATAACTTCTCCCGTAATTTCTTCAGGTGTCAACTCTTTCTTCATGACTTCTTCACAGAGCCGCCGTACTGCTGAAGTTATTTCTGCACGTCCACCATAATTTAAGGCTAGATTGAGAATAAGCCCCCTATTGTTCTCTGTTTTTTTAATAGAGCGCTTTAATTCTTTTTGCGCTTCCGAAGGGAGCTGTTCCATATTGCCAATCATTTGTATGCACACCTTATTCTGGTGGAGTTCATCCAATTCACGTCGTAAGTAATCGATTAATAGATTCATTAAAATATTGACTTCATCTTTGGGTCTACTCCAGTTTTCGGTGGAGAAAGCGTAAACCGTTAAGACCTCAATGCCAAGATTTGAACAAGCCTTAACAATATCCCTCAGTGCTTCGACGCCGGCCTTATGACCTACCGCTCGGGGTAAGCCTCGCTTCTGAGCCCAGCGGCCATTCCCATCCATGATAATAGCTATATGCCGCGGCAAATTATTCTTATCCAGCTGATCGACTAAGGTTTTGCTTTTCTCTTTTTTGTCCCAAAATCTATGCCACATTTCCATACCTCCAATGGGCAGACCTTAAAGAGGGTAAAGACCCCCTTATGTTTAAAGGGGGTCAAATCCACTGGAAATCAAACTTCCATGATTTCCTTTTCCTTTATACCCATAATACGATCAATTTCTTTTACGAATTTATC
Coding sequences within it:
- a CDS encoding isoprenyl transferase, which translates into the protein MWHRFWDKKEKSKTLVDQLDKNNLPRHIAIIMDGNGRWAQKRGLPRAVGHKAGVEALRDIVKACSNLGIEVLTVYAFSTENWSRPKDEVNILMNLLIDYLRRELDELHQNKVCIQMIGNMEQLPSEAQKELKRSIKKTENNRGLILNLALNYGGRAEITSAVRRLCEEVMKKELTPEEITGEVISQHLFTSGLPDPDLLIRTSGELRVSNFLLWQIAYTEIVVTECLWPDFNPDQLIEALLEFQKRERRFGGLNKR